The stretch of DNA ttaaattcgataTGGTTTAGGTTTTCTCCTTTCGGCTTCAGTTTATTCGGTTCTATAACTTCAGTTTATTcgatttgaatactaactagtacATAGAGTCATAGATGGTAATATTCTTATTTAAAGTActcaaaaatacaaaactaaaaatgtttgttgataaaagttttgtccaaaacaagcaaataccaacctagagagagaaaacttcttgttacttgcttagagttaattgatgaactttgagaataaaggaaaataaaattttagatttcttatatttatgtaataattaataaaatgtgtattgtgtaatataatatatatttcggtacggtatcagttattcggtatttcattttaaaatatcaaataccatacctaatattaatttttttttaaacttaaaccaaataccataccaaataccaaaatatcgaataccgaataccaaaattttcgatttcggtacggtaattcagtatttaccaaattatgtaCAGCCCTAGTAGTttatatgcagaccttacccctaccctggaggctgtttccgatagaccatcggctccctccctccgagaactccccaccttgctcatggggtgactcgaactcacaacctcttgatgaTTCGAACTaacaacctcttgattggaagtggagggtacttaccactagagcaacccacactgacccacaccagtagaaaattaGCATAATTAGTAATTCTCGGTTTTTGGGAAACGAAGAAGTGAAGTACTCTATTGGAGAATTACCGGCGGCGACGTACAATAACACGGCGAGCTTCTAAAGTCCAggtatttctatttttatttttttctattataTAGAAAAGGAAAGATGGTCGACGACGggcaaaattattattttgctcAAAGGAAAATTGTCAGTTTGCTCAAAGAAAAAAGTGCCTGTAACAATGCTAACTCCACCTCTTACGACCCTTTTTCCCGCATTCCGACCTCCATTTGGGTCCAGAAACATCGCTCTTCCGACTTTCATCTTTTCTATTCCAACAGATCGGATCAGTTCTCCTTCTTCAAACTTTCAACAATACTCTTAGCTCTTTTTATCTTCTTATTTACCTATTACATTTCAGGAATCATTATCTCAATCTCTGCTCCatctctttctttctttgtttcttttaGATCTTTTTAACTATTTCCAATTTCATGGATAAATTTTCTTGAATTTCGTGTTTTCCAACCAGACATGCAGAATCACCATTTTAAAGGTTATTATCCGTCCAATTTCATTGTTGTTACCTTCTTCTCACTGATTCGCCTCCATCTTTTCTTCTTAAGGTATTGACATTTATTATTATGCTAACTTAAAAATAAAAGGGATATTTAGTTTTACTCCTAATGCATGATGTTCTTCCGTTTCTtcacatttttttttctttttgtatatgTTATGTTTTCATGTATTGTGAATCACGAGTATGTTTCCAGTAATAACTGCCTCTTCACACACCCTCTCACTCTCCAtagccggggggggggggggggggaagaaaAATTGGAACTCGTGATAACCCAATTTTAATAAAGCACTAAAATTGGTGTATAAGTTGAGATTGACATAAATTGGATGAATTACTATTGGAAAAAATTTGTGCATGTGAAtttttattgacagatgttattcattATTTCATGTCTTAGGAAGGGTTAACAAGGCTCAAGATGATTTGGGAACTCTTCTTAGAAGTTGTGTTCGAGCAACATCTGTTTGTTTGAATTTAAACTCGTTTGACTAGCTAGGAATTTATGGAATAGGGAAGGTATGTTAAAGGACCTGTAATGGGATTGCTTTATATGCAATTTTATTGGAATATTCTTTAAGTTTGCATTTTATTTAGATATTTTGACCGAAAATACAAGTGACGGATTGATCTTCCATCTTGCATACTTGGCTGATTGATTCGCTCGGTTACTTTTTGATAGTTGGTTTGTTCTCCTGTTAGTTCAGTAAATGAATGCACATGGGTTATCACGTTTGTTTATTTATTAATGGGAAATATTATTGCATTCATACATGCACGTAACATACATATAGTATGTATTAAAAACATTCTTCCATGATGATTACTTTTAACTTTTTGTAAATTAAAACTATTACAGAGAACTCAGAAAAATGATTATTTTCAAGGTCATGGAAGCGTACTCAAAGGTTCTCCTCCATCACTTCAAGTGGCAAAGGCTGAGAAATATTTGTTTTGGTACACTTCTTTCTATTCCCTCGAGACCTCAACATGTTGTTCTCCACTTCTTTTTTGGGTATAAGTTGATAAATTGTTTCggtaatttattaattaaaaattaagataataaaagttgagaaataaaaattttaaatgtaaTAAATTGTCAATAATTTGGAGCTTGACAGAATATTGTTTGTTAATTACTATTATTTATGTAGTATCAAGAATTTATTCATCTCGCAATAAATCtagaattttaattttatattcaGTTTGAAAAGAATCTTTAGTTCATATTTCTTTATACATAGGCGTAATATTTATGCATATGTTGTCAAAAAAAGACATCAAAATTATCTTATTTCCGGACtgcattatgaaccaaataaaaAGCAATTTTATAGATATAACTTTTTGACAAAATATCATGTCTAATGTATACGTACATTTAGTTAAATTCTGTGATAAGCATACATTTTTTTGTGATCCTAAATAAAACCCTTTGTACTCAATGTCTAGTACTACTAGTATATATTCACAATCTTGTTCTAACTTTTAAAATCGTGCATTTTTTAATCAGCATTAATGCGACCTAAGGAGTGTAATGTACGGCTCGAACCTGTGACATAATAAATACTTCATGCATCATGCAGGCAAAAGAAAATTCAATAATGGATGCTCGGCTATCAGATATATGCATCGGCACTTCTGCAGCTCCAACTTATCTTCCTGTTCACTATTTCAAGAACCAAGACAAAGATGGCAACTTTCAAGAGTTCAATCTAGTAGATGGTGGAGTTGCAGCCAACAATCCAGTAATTAATTATCATTATCTTTATTCCTAATATATATCTACTGTTGGGCTAAAACAACCCAAAGACACTTTTAATATGGCGTGATATTATCTGCTTTGGATTAAGTCCGCACGGTCTCCAGATTCCTACATACTATATATGCAGGCTTCCAATCTTTTCAGCTGCCAATGTGGGACTTTGTTCGCACATCTAATATTCTTAATTTCTCATTAGTTCATGTAATTACTAACTCTTGATCActtctgtatatatatatataggcgcCCTTGTAGCAACAAGCCAAGTGACCAAACAAATCCTCCACGGAAATCCAGATTTCTTTTCTGTAAAACCAGAAGATTATGGTCGATTTTTAATGATCTCATTCGGTACTGGATCATCAGCAAAGATGAAACCAAAATACAATGCTAAAACAGCAGCAAAATGGGGTATTTGCAAATGGCTCCTCTAAGGTGGTTCATCTCCAATCTTGGATCTTCTTACTCATGCCAGTGACGATATGGCTGATTTCCATATTTCTGCCCTCCTCCAAGCACTTCATTCCGAAAATAATTACCTTGGTATTCAGGTATTCATCTGTTTCATTTTATGTGAACCTAAGTACAAAGTTTGACaataagacttttgaaacttgttgtTTTAAAAAACAATATtacatttgtgtgactataaatgcATGTTATTAAAGATAAGCAAGAGAATATAAGAGAGACATGACCTTATACATAAGACTTCTCTATAACAAACATCCTTATACAATCATTCACTATAAGAGTCAAGTTTTTCTCGAAACTGAATTTTTATgtaatgttataatatatgttctataTAATAACACTTCACTATAGCATCCGAAAAATATCGAAACAAATGCGTGGTTactatagagaggtttgactgtaaaTTAAAATCATCATCCAACTTAATTAACACTACTTTTGTAATTGATGATCATGATAGGATGGCACATTGAATGGGACAGATTCCTCTGTTGACATATCAACGAAGGTTAACATGAAGAAATTAGTTGAAATTGGGAAGAATCTGTTGAAAAAAACAGTTTCAAGGATTAATTTGCAGACAGGTCTACTTGAACCATGTCAACATAGTGGCTAAAATGAAGAAGCTCTAAAAAGGTATATTCAAAATAGTCTACTGAATATCACTATACATCTTTTAGATATATTATATAGTAAAAGcaatataaaaaatttatttgatTTGTTTGGAATAATTGATTTGACCTAACAATTTTTGTCAGGTTTGCCGAGTTGCTTTCCGAAGAAAGGAAGCTTAGGAAATCCAAGGCAGCTTTAACAGGCATAAGATCAGAGTAGCTggttatttttgtttctttttgtaGTTCAAGGTTTGAATTAGACCTTCCTAACAAAGGTGACCCCATTCCAGAGCTAGAGCTCGAACACATGAAGGAGTAATTACGGTCCTAATTTTTTGTTAATATATGTATTAAGCTTGAGTTGTAAATAGATTTATTATATGTGTATAGTTGCGGTTAATAAATGTAATCAATAGCAGTACTGGTAGATAGTGTTTGTTCTAGCAGTTACATTCATGTATAATACATAGATTTAATTTTTTTACCTTACTATACAAAATATCTCAACTTATGCTCCATTATATTAgcaaattatattatatatattttttacattAACGGAATTCCAGTTTGAAGCTTGAAGTATAAAGTAAGGTAATTTTGCACCATAATGAAAAGAAAATGAGTAAAATTCGACAATAttttcccaaaaatattttgaCACGTGAAATCTTCCAAGTAAAATTGCAGCTCTGTTAAAGTCAAAAGCAAAGGCAAATAACGGGGCAAGATGCACTTCTTTCGTcgttttttctttccttttaagAAAATGATAATTTTTACTGTACATCAACTAACTAACACTTTGTTTGGGTTATTGCTTTATCATTATTTTGTATAATGTATCGTTTCATATTATATTATGTATCTTACTATATTATTTTTTGGATATAAGGTTTGGATAGATCATATGATATAATAACATTTATTTATGTGACTGTATCGTATATTTTCATTAACTGATAAGTTTTTTAAAGTGCATTTAGTTACCGTAAATGTTGGATTTagcaacacacaaaaataaatcCAAATTTTCTCCCAAATGTCAATATAAAGTACAAGAACTAGAGAATATATACCCATCCAAATCtattaaaaattaaagaaagttAAAGAAGAACGTGAAAATATGCTCTGAGATCGTGTTAGAGAGTGAACATAACAACATTCGGAGGGACTAAATTCTAACCCTCTAGTATTAAAAACAGAGgataaatatatttatcaaataatAAGTTAGGAATAACATAACAATCCATTCATATACCAAATAGGTTGTTACATAAAATAGACATTTACTTTCTTATGTAACGAtgaatttaacaatacaatagGATAAATTTAAACTAACAACCAAAGCAAACATGAGCTCACATAGTTCTTGGTTTCAAAGCTTGTTTTTATACCAATAAATACCTTTGTCTTGAGATCCTTTATCTTTCTCCACATAGTATGCACTCCTTTGTATCTCTCCACAGTGCCTTCAAAATTGGGGTATCATCTAACTTGTAGTAATCCCCTAATAATGGCGTTATAGCTTTGTTTGCCTCCATAGCATGGTAATGCGGTATATATGAGAATATATGATGCAAAACATGAGTATCTGTAACGTTATGGAGGACCTTATTTAGCATACAAAAATCTCTATCTACTGTAGCTAAAGCTCCTCTTAAATAATCCCACTCGGACGAATCATAATGTGGCAATGAAGAGTGAGTGTGGTGCAAAAGAGTTATTAGCACTATAAAGCCATCTACAATAAGGAGGGGCACCCCATATATGCATACAACCCAAGCTAGCTCTTGTGCCAAAGCAACGCGAAACAACACATAAGTAGCTGCAATCACGCCTGCATCTGAAATGTAGATTTGTAGCCTTTCGCGATCAGTATATATCGGGCTATATGGATTATAGTGACATACAAAACGGTCATATGTTTGGCCGGAGATATTGAAGAGCAAGTATAAAGGCCAGGCAAAAGTAAGGGTGAAGGCAAGTACGAGTACTCGTCCTACTGGATTATTCAAGTATTTGTTGTACCATCTTAGTTTTGATTTAAGCCTTGGTATGTAGACTTCATCATTCTCCATGGAACAAGTGTTGGCTTGGTGACGACGATGACTATGTTTCCGGGCAAAGTACTGCCTTAAAAGTGCAGAGTGGAGTATAAGACCAACAGTGTCTTCTACCCATTGGTATTCACTGAAGCCGTGGTGGCCACATTCATGGCCAATGACCCATATTCCTGTGCAAACACAACCCTGAACGATCCAGTAAACCAGCCATGCTATGTAACTATACGGGGATGGAAGGAGATGGAAGTAAGTGGCGGCGATGTAGTAAAAAATGGAGACAAGTATGAGATCACGAACAAGATAAGAGAACGAGCGAACAAGAGATCGATGAAAGCAGTGAGGAGGAATGGCCTTTTTTATATCACCAATTGTAAAAGGGGGTTTTGAAGTTGGAGCTCTTCGGAGATTATTTTTCTTAGTTTTAGTTGTTGAAGATGATATATTTCCACCGGCTCCCATTTCTTTTCTCCTGCCGCGCTTCAATCCTGAATCTGCAACAATTAAGTTTGCTGCAAATTAATGTTGGTTCATCTATTGTAGTCATTGAGTAAATACGAAAAtgtaacagagaaaataatacaACAACTTGAAAAAAATGGCAGTTTATGCCGGATTCGGGAAAGAGCTGcacccaaggggtgtgatgtaggcgGTCTACCTTAATGCAAACATTAATGACTGATTTTACGGCTCAAATCCGTGTCTTATAGGTCAAACGGAAACAACTTTACCGCTGCTCCAAGAGTCCGTTCTATTAAGGATAAATGTTTCCCCGGACGGAGTGCTTCATATGTTAGGGTACTAACCCATAATCTATTTGAAACAAATCTCCAATTAACCCAAAACCCCAGTTAAGACTAATTGTAGTGTAGTTTAGTTTCCTGTTTGATTATTGCAGAGGACCAATTTGTCAACTACTGAAACTAAGTAAAGATAGATATTAGTGAAAAGAAATACTAcctcaaaattaaaaaaataccaCCTTTTAGCCTTACCTGAAATTAAATCTGGATATGTTTCTCTCTCCTACTTACTCTCTACTTTACAAGAACAGAGAGAGATGGCTTTTGATTTTTTCTCACTTTCTGAAGATAATTTGTGTATATATAATGCCCTGGCCTGGCTATTGAGTGTTTCACACTtacttactactactactactactactactatatatatatatataagagttaTTTTTCTCCACGTTTATGCTTATCATTATGATTATTGATGGTAAGGCCTAGCTCTCTCTTCATTCAGTTTCTTGAATTCACTGATGTGCTTACTTTTTTGCTAATTTATTTCATCGGTTTCAAGGTGTAGTTACAAGTTCAAAGATCAGCTATTTTCCTTATAATATTATGGAACATATGGTGACTAAGTCTAGCCTGCAAAAACTTTTCAAGAATTTAGAAAAAGATAGTATTCTAATGCATAAAGTAACTGGTAATCGAGGAGGTTTTATATTCATACTCCGAAAGTTCTAGCTTTGATGTTGCCTATTATTTGTGACTACAAGAGTTGCCTTAATTTTTATTTGGCTGGACAGGTAGGGTGAATTTTGATACAATAACATGTAGTAGTATTTAATCTTTTGGAATTAAGTACTTCATAAAATTATATGATTGTTAGATATTGAATTTTATTTGTGAGTTGATGTACAATAACTCTTTAGCACACTGTATTATTACCATGAGATATTTTCTGTTCTATGAGCTCATCTACTAAGATTGAGGACAAATAAAACAAGGAATCAAGGATAGTTTTGCATGATTATTGTTGAGTATATTTGGTAACTGTGATTTGGTATAACTTtgtttgtttccttgattataaGTCTTTGTAAATTAAATATAACATACTACAAATGCACTTGAAAGGAACAAACCAAAATtttgagaaagaaaaatatatattaccTTGGCTGAGTGTCATTTCAAATATAAAGTGTTATTGCGGACATAATAACACAAAATCGTCGTTAATGGTACTTGGTTGATCAAGCATTAGAAGTTCGTTGATTAACTTCTGATCGGGAAGCTACATAGTAAGTACCATCTTGAGCTAACTATATATTGAACAAAATTTTATGTTTGATTATATCTTCTCCAGTATTTCGTGAACTCTACTTTGGCAGAAGCTGATTATTCATCAAAGGGAGATTCAAAAGAACCTCATGACTGAGATATGTATTGGTTCTTGAGCACTGCCAGCTCACTAAAACATATCCAGATATAAAGATGCGTTATATTGCAATTGTCCTGAAGAGTTTGTACTTGAATTAAACCATATACTCAGTTTCCTTTGGATATTTGGCTTATGAAACTTCAGTTTGATACTTTATGTGATAAATATAGTAAATAAATCATTTTATCATGTTGTGAAACATATTAGAAACATTCTATTTAAAGTCGGAAAAAATTGGAAAAAGCAAAGCGGATCACTTTTTTTATATTTCCCTTTTCTTGATGAGTAATCAAAAAAATTTATTAATGAAAAAGCTCACACTAAGATAATGTTGGAATGACATAAAAGAAATATTAATATCAGTCCATATTTATTCATGACAAAAAATGTATCAATTTATTTACTTCATATCCTTATACGTTCTTTATAACGAATGGACTTTTTTGTGTCATTTGGTAGTCATATGATTTTAacgtatttttttcttttaattgagGGCAAGTAAATGTATTGGCCAACTTTTGTGGACATTGTTTGCATTTCATATAGTTGTCAGTGTTAGCTTATCAAAGAAAACATAAGGCTTCACATTTGTTTTTCGTTAATTGTTAAGTGGTTTAATCTTAAGGATAGGAAGATCCTATATTGTTTTAATAAAAGATTAGATTTGCGATGCATCTTTAGATTGTAATAAAAGTGTCTTGGCCTTTACTTACTTTGTGCCCTCTTCTCTAAAGCGCCATAACTCGATTCTTGCTTTGAGTAGTTTGTTTGCGGAGATTCTTGGTTTGTGTATatgcactctctctctctctctctcatacacACGCGCACGCATATGCACACGTACATATCTTTTTGTCATGATATTTTTCAATTCTTACTATGGGACATTTATCAGTTAATATTTTCTATCTCAAAAATGTTTGACGACTTATTCTCTTTTTGGAACAGGACAAGAAGTTATTTGAAGAGTACACAGTAGCAGATGTTTCCAGCAATGCACAAATATTTGCAATACTCTATATGGCTCTTAATTGGATTATGTTATCTGTTTTGTTCATAATGCAAATACATTTGGTTGACTACGTAACATAGGATGGTGGGTAGAAAATGGATTAGCAAATAAGGTGTATGCTTAAGTTTGATGGTGCTTCCGTGTTTGTGAACTTATGTCTATTCTAAATTATTTATAGCTTTTTAATAAGTTTTCTAAGAAGCTACAGTGTTGGAGTTTTAATATAagtatatgaaatataaaatCAATCATGGCATAATGATTGGGTAATGATATTAAATGTGAAATAGCATGGGAAATCATTATTTTGGAGTTGCTGGGTCATACGTGAGGCTACTATTAGGCAATCTTTGTCCACTGTTGAAACTGCCGCATTCGAAATTTATATTGTACAGATTTCAATTAATTAGAGTGGGGATTGACTTTGATTTTGACTCGTCCTAAGATTACGAAAATTATTCGCCTAGATTAATTAGAACGTGTAATTCAATATTTTGGATAGATTGAGGCCATTGGAGGCTGTTTGGTTGATGTTCTAGACGTTACAAGGTTGGAGAACTTTCCGTTAGCGAGGTAAGTGAGACTTTAACCTTTGATGCTTTCTTTTCTAAAACCcgttttgaaaatatattttgtcTGCCTGGTCCATGCGTTGGGACGAGCGTGCGTTTGGCAGAATTAGTGGCCGTTGACCAACcgcaaatatatattattttgtaaaAAGCTAATATTATTTAATAAGTGATTTGTGATGTGATGTGGCGTAGCCTCATGCTATGGCATTGGGGCATTAGAAATTTTTTCTTCGTTGCCGTAATATATTTTGGGCATTGTGTATGATGCCGTGATAGATTTGGGATATTGTGTATGCCGCCATAatatatttggggcattgtgtatgccgtcgtgatagatttggagcattgtgTATACCGCCGTAATATATTTGGGGGCATTGTGTACGCCGCCGTGAtagatttggggcattgtgtatgccgcCGTAATATATTTAGGGCATTGTGTATGCCGCCATgatagatttggagcattgtgTATGCTGTCTTGAACTCGTCGGGATATTTGGTTAATTTCATGCACTACCGTTAATAACAAGTCCTTAGTGTAGATTGTGTTGAGATAGATAT from Nicotiana tomentosiformis chromosome 11, ASM39032v3, whole genome shotgun sequence encodes:
- the LOC104098987 gene encoding delta(12)-fatty-acid desaturase FAD2-like, with protein sequence MGAGGNISSSTTKTKKNNLRRAPTSKPPFTIGDIKKAIPPHCFHRSLVRSFSYLVRDLILVSIFYYIAATYFHLLPSPYSYIAWLVYWIVQGCVCTGIWVIGHECGHHGFSEYQWVEDTVGLILHSALLRQYFARKHSHRRHQANTCSMENDEVYIPRLKSKLRWYNKYLNNPVGRVLVLAFTLTFAWPLYLLFNISGQTYDRFVCHYNPYSPIYTDRERLQIYISDAGVIAATYVLFRVALAQELAWVVCIYGVPLLIVDGFIVLITLLHHTHSSLPHYDSSEWDYLRGALATVDRDFCMLNKVLHNVTDTHVLHHIFSYIPHYHAMEANKAITPLLGDYYKLDDTPILKALWRDTKECILCGER